One Eleginops maclovinus isolate JMC-PN-2008 ecotype Puerto Natales chromosome 22, JC_Emac_rtc_rv5, whole genome shotgun sequence DNA segment encodes these proteins:
- the golga4 gene encoding golgin subfamily A member 4 isoform X3 — MFKKLKQRINEEQSPQRNALSPQQAQMGGGERRSSQTPPLHHDGSPSPSDRESIPKGPARSPRGSINGDGSASPHREETPSFAQKLQLRVPSMESLIRGGASRAENLFRSPSKESLVRSSSRESLTTLGENDSPGTPAYDPPSDIESEAEEPPGSAEPLSKEQLLHRLHRVETSLGKYRGKYSELVIAYRTVQREKEKTQVILSQSQDKSLRRIGELREELQMDQQAKKHLQEEFDAALEEKDQMITVLQTQVALLKKRAKVVSGSSVPPEGDVPPTEDVDSSTQSPLKEQREGPEVTEGEGNSDPTKLMEALQKRVTRQENLLQKCKEVMRTHKERSAQLGTENETLQEQLQERLQELEKIKELHTTEKTKLITQLRDAKNLIEQLEQDKGMVIAETKRQMHETLEMKEDEVAQLRSRVQQATAQKEELQEQKEKAEKSAFEELERVLGVAQKAEEARKQLQVQLEEQVKEVERAGEEERKSLQQELTRVKQEVVTIMKKSSEETVANLEKLHREALAAKEEEMSARIHKAVEQCKEEFDQLGSEREQQTSLALEDVELQKTALRTEADNKVKEIQLELEAARTRVLELESSLEKISGDGSSLSQELSSQIEKLKVKHKEQISALKKKHQEQLEKHKDSLTQQSNAALEELKEKHRVELETVLKDKELQFQAHVEDMNHKTFEKLESKQAELEAVSAELSEALKSKQLLEEKLVAAEDAHSSAQQEHEKRFDNHVKKHNSELAKIKQEHEKSLGGIEKSLKQELNASRIILTEKEKEIKEHILREKTLQEESQSAVQDLNAKVKELEELKQCLSQAQQESVSLKDSDAQLNKMSEDLDQCKKDLTDLEHQLQVAKNDCQQKEKSLQELQQQLHQTKKELSEQEKSFTAELNAKQEEQTRLKKQLDDEKAALEKKLQNTITEMEAKLKSQETKMEKFKNKAKEMHESYKKKIQQHEETMKMELAKKDKELQQTEKQVQEKIVEMSQKSSQGLSSAMSELQANHKEEVEKLHETHKHDIGELERRWQEKMGQQEEELMEKHSQILQEKAQEVEEIAQQLSRGKEEIEQATCEIKDLKEELAIRQTTVQKLQEELNEAAVKLESLSQGEALLREQTESVERNLSQALNERNSLQDKLNATKEESREKLKALSGKLKEAEKQRKALEGSRSRESEDLQSKFEETATQLQAKEAEFQQQLTVVRNQMEHHCKEIQSQVESGSHELCHRVECRLNELKDRLLCSRKKVANLKNVILTKVDRICTLEETLRQHAEENKNLCISLEQMTAQVNAHTEHVNALTHEKEDHSQSISEKALKIQELSEANRLVSESMKVNESHISHLESITSDLKNQLANSIKEKEEAINQLNQQYGEERQQAAARMQETIDSLEQERKSASEQADALRNSLSEHETKFTQNDITITSLQTRLDELEREIAGKNQALQRLTASIDNQSISKSEMDQVLSEKEQKLSELSSELESCISRLGELQEQLALKTKECEQLTADLKQQHSIREKEKSELVEQLQHSQMQCTQNGNLEQEMAEKLRSLEEDNQKCKLTLDSQREEFEKVKDEIIKSKEESLKAAEERLSAESARKVSELKKKAEQKIGQIKKQLTSQLEEKEQVIKVLQSSLEEIKSSEETGKQHTETLEEKTKTLEESLVKLQEEQGKELEQILGNERLGKEKSLEELKNFYEDKLKDAAQQGELKETESALQEVEAKLKEAQEQIGNLSAEINRLKEEICQKVSQLDEHQATIKQIQSPSGPEMKVECSSMQQTSSLMHAEMENHSAAQEVDTDALDALKNNLKKVKNEKEQIHKDFVSLQKDIRILRKEHEKDLEFMKKELLEENEKKMKLELEDVEMRHNSAIKQLMREFNTQMSLKERELTTAVKETIEKAQTVEAELMSSHSEEASQLRKAIAQKEDDLHRTVKKYEEVLQSREDEMGERVWQVQKELEELQAKGPDTAEMSAEELQAQLAEKTTLLSSARLKEQGFVERIHSLEDKIKCFHRTTVVTHLGSTYKEPVYNSGEPTEMEYLRKVLFEYMMGRETKTMAKVITSMLKFPPDQAQKVLEKEDTKAMPWLGLSV; from the exons atgtttaaaaagctcAAGCAGAGGATAAATGAGGAGCAGTCACCGCAGAGGAATGCGCTGTCACCACAGCAGGCCCAG ATGGGCGGCGGAGAACGACGCAGCAGTCAAACCCCACCGCTCCATCATGATGGCTCCCCCTCTCCCAGTGACAGAGAG AGCATTCCTAAAGGACCAGCGAGATCTCCCAGAGGTAGCATCAATGGAGATGGAAGCGCTTCTCCTCAT agagaggagacgcCATCATTTGCCCAGAAGCTGCAGCTAAGAGTCCCCTCAATGGAGTCGTTGATTCGTGGTGGTGCCAGTCGGGCAGAAAACCTGTTCCGCTCTCCTTCCAAAGAGAGTCTGGTCCGAAGCTCGTCGCGTGAGTCCCTGACAACTTTGGGAGAAAACGACTCCCCGGGCACCCCAGCATATGACCCGCCCTCGGACATTGAGAGTGAGGCTGAGGAACCACCAGGAAGCGCAGAGCCCCTTTCCAAAGAGCAGTTGTTGCACCGACTGCACAGAGTGGAGACGAGCCTCGGGAAGTACAGAGGGAAGTACTCCGAG CTGGTTATTGCATACCGAACAGTGCAacgagaaaaagaaaaaactcag GTCATCCTCAGTCAGAGTCAAGATAAATCCCTCCGCAGGATAGGGGAGCTGCGGGAG GAGCTTCAAATGGACCAGCAGGCCAAGAAACACCTACAAGAGGAGTTTGATGCTGCACTGGAAGAGAAGGACCAGATGATCACTGTACTCCAAACACAG GTTGCTCTGTTGAAGAAAAGAGCAAAGGTGGTCTCTGGCAGCTCTGTGCCACCTGAGGGTGACGTCCCTCCAACTGAAGATGTAGACTCTTCCACTCAAAGTCCTCTGAAGGAGCAACGAGAAGGGCCCGAGGTCACTGAAg GAGAGGGCAACAGCGATCCAACTAAACTTATGGAGGCTCTGCAGAAGAGAGTGACCCGGCAGGAGAACCTGCTGCAGAAGTGCAAAGAAGTGATGCGAACACACAAGGAGCGCAGCGCCCAGCTGGGCACTGAGAACGAGActctgcaggagcagctgcaggagaggctgcaggagctggagaagaTCAAG gAACTCCACACAACAGAGAAGACTAAGTTGATCACTCAGCTGCGTGATGCCAAGAACCTTATTGAGCAGCTGGAGCAGGACAAG GGGATGGTCATTGCTGAGACAAAGCGCCAGATGCACGAGACCCTGGAAATGAAAGAAGATGAGGTTGCACAGCTACGCTCCAGGGTCCAGCAGGCTACTGCCCAGAAAGAAGAACTACAGGAGCAGAAAGAGAAGGCAGAGAAATCAG CTTTTGAAGAACTGGAGCGGGTGCTGGGTGTAGCTCAGAAGGCGGAGGAGGCCCGTAAACAGCTGCAGGttcagctggaggagcaggtgaaggaggtggagagggccggtgaggaagagagaaagagtctGCAGCAGGAACTAACCCGAGTCAAACAGGAGGTCGTCACCATCATGAAG AAGTCATCGGAGGAAACGGTAGCCAATTTGGAAAAACTCCACAGGGAAGCTTTGGCTGcgaaagaagaagagatgagtGCCAGAATCCACAAAGCCGTG GAGCAATGCAAAGAGGAGTTTGATCAGCTGGGCAGCGAGCGGGAGCAGCAGACCTCTCTGGCTCTGGAGGATGTGGAGCTGCAGAAGACGGCTCTGAGGACTGAAGCTGATAACAAGGTTAAAGAGATTCAGTTGGAGCTGGAAGCGGCAAGAACT AGAGTGTTGGAGCTGGAGAGCTCTCTGGAGAAGATTTCAGGAGACGGCTCGAGTCTGTCTCAAGAACTCTCCAGTCAGATAGAGAAGCTGAAGGTCAAACACAAAGAGCAAATCTCTGCATTGAAGAAAAAGCACcaggagcagctggagaaacacaaagacagccTGACCCAGCAGAGTAACGCTGCTCTTGAGGAACTCAAAGAAAAGCACAGAGTTGAATTAGAGACCGTTCTGAAAGATAAAGAGCTGCAGTTCCAAGCACACGTTGAAGACATGAACCACAAGACTTTTGAGAAGCTGGAATCAAAGCAGGCAGAGTTAGAGGCAGTGTCCGCTGAACTCTCTGAGGCTTTGAAGAGCAAACAGCTTCTGGAGGAAAAGTTGGTGGCAGCCGAAGATGCTCACAGTTCAGCTCAACAGGAACATGAGAAGAGGTTTGACAATCACGTGAAAAAGCATAATTCAGAGCTTGCAAAAATCAAACAGGAGCACGAGAAGTCTCTTGGAGGAATAGAGAAATCTCTGAAGCAGGAACTGAACGCGTCGAGGATCATTCTGAcggagaaggaaaaggaaattaaaGAACACATCCTGAGAGAAAAAACACTACAAGAAGAATCTCAATCTGCTGTACAAGACTTAAATGCCAAGGTTAAGGAATTGGAGGAGCTGAAGCAATGCTTATCACAAGCCCAGCAGGAGAGTGTGAGCCTAAAGGATTCTGATGCACAGCTAAACAAGATGTCAGAGGATCTTGATCAGTGCAAGAAGGATTTGACAGATTTGGAGCATCAGTTGCAAGTAGCAAAAAATGATtgtcaacaaaaagaaaaatcccttCAAGAACTACAGCAGCAGTTACACCAGACCAAAAAGGAGCTCTCCGAGCAGGAGAAATCATTCACTGCAGAACTGAACGCTAAACAGGAGGAGCAAACTCGCCTCAAGAAGCAGCTGGATGATGAAAAAGCTGCCCTCGAGAAGAAGCTGCAAAACACTATAACTGAGATGGAAGCTAAGCTGAAATCCCAGGAAACGAAAATGGAGAAGTTCAAAAACAAGGCCAAAGAGATGCATGAAAGCTATAAGAAAAAGATTCAGCAGCATGAAGAAACCATGAAGATGGAGCttgcaaagaaagacaaagagctccagcagacagagaaacaagTGCAGGAGAAAATTGTCGAGATGTCCCAGAAAAGTTCCCAAGGCCTCAGCAGTGCAATGTCGGAGCTGCAGGCCAACCACAAGGAAGAAGTGGAGAAGCTCCATGAGACCCATAAGCACGACATCGGAGAGCTGGAGCGTCGCTGGCAGGAGAAGATGggacagcaggaagaggaatTAATGGAGAAACACTCACAAATACTACAGGAGAAGGCTCAGGAAGTGGAGGAAATAGCTCAGCAACTCAGCAGAGGCAAAGAAGAGATCGAGCAAGCGACATGTGAAATCAAAGATTTAAAGGAGGAGCTGGCAATTCGACAAACCACCGTGCAGAAGCTTCAAGAAGAGCTCAACGAAGCAGCGGTTAAGCTTGAGAGCTTGTCTCAGGGCGAGGCGTTACTCAGAGAGCAAACGGAGTCAGTGGAGAGGAACCTCAGCCAGGCTCTGaatgagagaaactccctccaGGACAAGCTCAACGCCACGAAGGAAGAAAGCAGGGAGAAGTTAAAGGCCCTGTCGGGGAAGCTGAAGGAAGCAGAGAAGCAGCGTAAAGCACTGGAAGGCTCCAGGAGTAGGGAAAGCGAAGATTTGCAGAGTAAATTTGAGGAAACTGCCACTCAACTACAAGCCAAGGAAGCAGAGTTCCAGCAGCAATTAACTGTGGTCAGAAACCAAATGGAGCATCACTGTAAGGAGATTCAGTCTCAAGTGGAGAGTGGATCTCATGAACTCTGTCACAGAGTGGAGTGCAGGTTGAACGAGCTGAAAGACAGACTGCTGTGTAGTCGGAAAAAGGTAGCCAACCTCAAGAACGTCATCCTCACTAAAGTGGATCGAATTTGCACTTTAGAGGAGACTCTCCGACAGCACGCAGAGGAGAATAAGAATCTATGCATTTCATTAGAACAGATGACCGCTCAGGTAAACGCTCACACGGAGCATGTCAACGCCTTAACGCACGAGAAAGAGGATCACTCGCAGTCCATCAGCGAGAAGGCTCTGAAAATCCAGGAGCTGAGTGAAGCGAACAGACTCGTATCAGAAAGCATGAAAGTGAACGAGTCGCACATCAGTCACCTGGAGAGCATCACCAGTGACTTGAAAAATCAGCTAGCGAATAGCAtaaaggagaaggaggaagccATAAATCAGCTGAACCAGCAGTATGGAGAGGAGAGGCAACAGGCCGCTGCACGAATGCAGGAGACCATCGACAGCTTAGAGCAGGAGAGAAAGTCTGCCTCAGAGCAGGCAGATGCACTCAGGAACAGTTTGTCTGAGCATGAGACGAAGTTTACCCAGAATGACATCACTATCACATCTCTGCAGACCAGGCTCGATGAGCTGGAGCGGGAAATCGCAGGGAAGAACCAAGCCCTGCAAAGGCTGACGGCAAGTATCGACAATCAGTCCATCAGCAAGTCTGAGATGGACCAGGTGCTGAGTGAGAAGGAGCAGAAGCTCAGCGAACTCTCTTCGGAGCTGGAGAGCTGCATTAGTCGACTGGGCGAGCTTCAGGAGCAGTTAGCCTTAAAGACGAAAGAGTGCGAACAACTCACAGCGGACCTCAAACAGCAACACAGCATCAGGGAGAAGGAAAAGAGCGAGCTggtggagcagctgcagcacagccaGATGCAGTGCACTCAGAATGGGAATCTGGAGCAGGAGATGGCCGAGAAACTCCGCTCCCTCGAGGAGGACAACCAGAAGTGCAAACTCACACTCGACAGTCAACGGGAGGAATTCGAAAAAGTGAAAGACGAGATTATCAAGAGCAAAGAGGAGAGTCTGAAGGCAGCCGAGGAGAGGCTGTCTGCGGAGAGCGCTCGGAAAGTCTCTGAGCTGAAGAAGAAAGCCGAGCAGAAAATCGGACAGATTAAAAAACAGCTAACATCGCAGCTCGAGGAGAAGGAGCAGGTGATAAAGGTTCTTCAGAGCAGCCTGGAGGAAATCAAGAGCAGTGAAGAGACTGGCAAACAACACACGGAAACGTTAGAGGAGAAAACTAAAACACTGGAGGAATCTCTCGTCAAGCTCCAGGAAGAGCAGGGGAAAGAACTCGAGCAGATTCTGGGAAATGAGAGATTGGGGAAAGAAAAGTCTTTGGAAGAATTGAAAAACTTCTATGAAGACAAGCTGAAAGATGCAGCGCAGCAAGGGGAGCTCAAAGAAACTGAATCAGCGCTACAGGAAGTCGAGGCCAAGCTGAAAGAAGCACAGGAGCAGATCGGAAACCTTTCAGCGGAAATAAATCGCCTGAAGGAAGAAATATGTCAGAAAGTTTCCCAGCTTGATGAACATCAGGCAACGATTAAGCAGATCCAAAGTCCATCAGGACCTGAGATGAAGGTGGAATGCAGCAGCATGCAGCAAACCAGCAGCCTGATGCACGCAGAGATGGAAAACCACTCTGCGGCGCAGGAAGTGGACACTGATGCTCTGGACGCTCTCAAGAACAATCTGAAAAAGGTGAAGAACGAGAAAGAGCAAATCCACAAGGACTTCGTCAGCCTGCAGAAAGACATCCGAATTCTGAGGAAGGAGCACGAAAAGGACCTGGAATTCATGAagaaggagctgctggaggagaatgagaaaaagatgaA GTTGGAGTTGGAAGATGTGGAGATGAGGCACAATTCTGCCATCAAGCAGCTGATGAGGGAGTTCAACACGCAGATGTctttgaaagagagagagcttACTACAGCAGTGAAGGAGACCATCG AGAAGGCCCAGACTGTGGAGGCGGAGCTCATGAGCAGCCACAGCGAGGAAGCCAGCCAGCTGAGGAAGGCCATCGCCCAGAAAGAGGATGATTTGCACAGAACTGTTAAGAAATATGAAGAGGTTTTACAG AGTCGAGAGGACGAGATGGGAGAGCGAGTGTGGCAGGTTCAGAAAGAACTGGAGGAGCTGCAAGCAAAGGGCCCTGACACCGctgag ATGAGCGCAGAAGAACTACAG GCTCAGCTTGCCGAGAAGACGACCCTGCTCAGCTCGGCTCGGCTGAAGGAGCAGGGCTTTGTCGAGAGA ATCCACTCGCTCGAGGACAAGATTAAATGTTTCCACCGAACCACTGTTGTAACTCATCTCGGGAGCACATACAAAG AACCTGTATACAACAGCGGCGAGCCTACTGAGATGGAGTACCTGAGGAAGGTGTTGTTTGAATACATGATGGGACGGGAAACAAAA ACGATGGCCAAAGTGATTACCTCCATGCTCAAGTTTCCTCCAGACCAAGCGCAAAAGGTTTTGGAAAAAGAAGACACTAAAGCGATG CCTTGGTTAGGGCTCAGCGTGTGA